A window of the Cannabis sativa cultivar Pink pepper isolate KNU-18-1 chromosome X, ASM2916894v1, whole genome shotgun sequence genome harbors these coding sequences:
- the LOC133032550 gene encoding uncharacterized protein LOC133032550 — MKSKLEMLSSNQSSLAEDFISLRCFVDFNFKSVMTVIKDIQEKVNAIHRRPSDEGKSSDELVTQDSDDDPDDDDDDDDAEDDDKQLPDPENIDSDSDDGGELVKVGGVADDADKAVTAVPSAEVNPSEDVGGSDKNVKDVEKPKGDESRLKGDDFFDGLSQLVIDDDQVVLAGLEAVAKINVSLLLIVFKKTRFLFGCSLVSSMFCNCFNAFFIF, encoded by the exons ATGAAATCTAAGCTGGAGATGCTCAGTTCGAATCAATCATCATTGGCCGAGGACTTCATTTCGttgaggtgttttgttgattttaatttcaaatccgtaatgactgtaattaaggatatccaagagaaggttaatgccattcatcgtcgtccttctgacgag GGAAAGTCATCGGATGAATTAGTAACtcaagattctgatgatgatcctgatgatgatgatgatgatgatgatgccgaGGATGATGACAAGCAATTGCCTGATCCagaaaatattgattccgactccgacgatggtggtgagttggttaaagttggTGGGGTTGCTGATGATGCTGACAAGGCTGTTACTGCTGTCCCTTCTGCTGAGGTGAATCCTTCTGAGGATGTTGGAGGGAGTGATAAAAATGTTAAGGATGTTGAGAAGCCGAAGGGCGATGAGTCTCGATTGAAGGGGGACGATTTCTTTGATGGATTGAGCCAGCTTGTAATAGATGATGATCAAGTTGTGTTGGCTGGCTTGGAGGCTGTTGCTAAAATCAATGTaagtttacttttaattgttttcaaaaaaactaggtttctttttggttgctcATTAGTTTCTAGTATGTTTTGCAACTGTTTTAAtgcattctttattttttag
- the LOC115710595 gene encoding uncharacterized protein LOC115710595, with the protein MELMSSGSQSAGDDRDFKMVTYVKGLYALNDAFADPVSTEIEAKFDSWIGEGLLKHPRHYNCYEDGAKKFTPGFRLGVDYVEDKTWFYHLATCDMFMNDSHMNTIFYYLRKKGKYSSAVTLNFATTDCLFDDSIQALYHKFNKAKSMKTKMSHIHAAHPIAHYIRGMRIPCSKP; encoded by the exons ATGGAGCTTATGTCCTCAGGTTCTCAGTCTGCTGGGGATGATAGGGATTTCAAAATGGTGACTTATGTGAAGGGCCTTTATGCTCTTAATGATGCTTTTGCTGATCCCGTATCTACCGAGATTGAGGCAAAATTTGACTCTTGGATTGGTGAAGGATTGCTTAAACATCCCAG gcattataattgttatgaagacggcgcaaagaaatttaccccgggttttaggctaggtgttgattatgttgaGGATAAAACTTGGTTTTACCATTTGGCCACATGCGACATGTTTATGAACGACTCG CATATGAAcaccatattctattaccttcggAAAAAAGGTAAGTATTCTTCCGCTGTGACGTTGAATTTCGCAACCACTGATTGTCTTTTTGATGATTCGATCCAAGCATTGTACCACAAATTTAACAAGGCCAAGTCAATGAAGACTAAGATGTCACACATTCACGCTGCCCACCCAATTGCGCATTACATCCGAGGTATGCGCATTCCCTGTTCCAAGCCTTGA
- the LOC115714550 gene encoding thioredoxin-like 4, chloroplastic isoform X2, whose product MQGQSTVHHKDLFSFRASTIKRQLKTSGPSTLSSLSHVRFSLVREKISLRFDHSIRPIKIKAADGNQGELSDEDDDLCPVECVREFKTDEEFLKILDKAKEHNSLVVVDFYRTSCGSCKYIEQGFAKLCRGAGDEEASVIFLKHNVIDEYDEQSEVAERLRIKTVPLFHFYKNGVLLEAFPTRDKERIIAAIGKYTSSVS is encoded by the exons ATGCAAGGGCAGAGTACGGTCCATCACAAGGACTTGTTCAGTTTCAGAGCAAGCACAATTAAAAGACAATTGAAGACAAGTGGCCCGTCCACACTTTCAAGTTTGAGTCATGTCAGATTCAGCCTGGTGAGGGAGAAAATTTCTTTGAGATTTGACCACTCAATCCGACCCATCAAAATCAAAGCTGCAGATGGAAATCAAGGAGAGCTGTCGGATGAAGATGATGATCTTTGTCCTGTGGAATGTGTTAGAGAATTCAAGACTGATGAAGAGTTCTTGAAGATCCTAGATAAAGCCAAAGAACATAATTCTTTAGTTGTAGTAGATTTTTATCGAACTTCTTGCGGAAGCTGCAAATATATAGAGCAAGGATTTGCAAAGTTGTGTAGGGGAGCTGGTGATGAAGAAGCTTCAGTAATCTTTCTAAAGCACAAT GTAATTGATGAATATGATGAACAATCTGAGGTTGCTGAACGGCTAAGAATTAAG ACGGTGCCCCTTTTCCACTTCTATAAAAACGGGGTACTATTGGAAGCTTTCCCAACTAGGGACAAAGAAAGGATTATTGCTGCGATTGGTAAATACACATCCTCTGTATCTTAa
- the LOC115714550 gene encoding thioredoxin-like 4, chloroplastic isoform X1 yields MQKKRRNWFVFVAMQGQSTVHHKDLFSFRASTIKRQLKTSGPSTLSSLSHVRFSLVREKISLRFDHSIRPIKIKAADGNQGELSDEDDDLCPVECVREFKTDEEFLKILDKAKEHNSLVVVDFYRTSCGSCKYIEQGFAKLCRGAGDEEASVIFLKHNVIDEYDEQSEVAERLRIKTVPLFHFYKNGVLLEAFPTRDKERIIAAIGKYTSSVS; encoded by the exons ATGCAAAAGAAGAGAAGAAACTGGTTTGTGTTTGTGGCCATGCAAGGGCAGAGTACGGTCCATCACAAGGACTTGTTCAGTTTCAGAGCAAGCACAATTAAAAGACAATTGAAGACAAGTGGCCCGTCCACACTTTCAAGTTTGAGTCATGTCAGATTCAGCCTGGTGAGGGAGAAAATTTCTTTGAGATTTGACCACTCAATCCGACCCATCAAAATCAAAGCTGCAGATGGAAATCAAGGAGAGCTGTCGGATGAAGATGATGATCTTTGTCCTGTGGAATGTGTTAGAGAATTCAAGACTGATGAAGAGTTCTTGAAGATCCTAGATAAAGCCAAAGAACATAATTCTTTAGTTGTAGTAGATTTTTATCGAACTTCTTGCGGAAGCTGCAAATATATAGAGCAAGGATTTGCAAAGTTGTGTAGGGGAGCTGGTGATGAAGAAGCTTCAGTAATCTTTCTAAAGCACAAT GTAATTGATGAATATGATGAACAATCTGAGGTTGCTGAACGGCTAAGAATTAAG ACGGTGCCCCTTTTCCACTTCTATAAAAACGGGGTACTATTGGAAGCTTTCCCAACTAGGGACAAAGAAAGGATTATTGCTGCGATTGGTAAATACACATCCTCTGTATCTTAa